The following proteins come from a genomic window of Alosa alosa isolate M-15738 ecotype Scorff River chromosome 2, AALO_Geno_1.1, whole genome shotgun sequence:
- the pho gene encoding phoenix — protein MALDNCRPSELPESDILNNGRGEERYHGISNENDVASSDSDSGNSIFLTQADTPAPPLRKVRRNRATSLSYTFSLSEGTADTESEESSGSFVLHSETDSQQYRNSCRDKKPHRRPKKRDIHFPFLEKYYGRGFLTSHQRQTLVNSSIGGFFKCMKSLSLTDKQRKKTELFPSPVSDFLSSEEETEVHEDQDNQDNIRIVDGALFIQNFHKRKRQEWGSNTKKVPSEVKNTKKKPPNAKDVSKAPVRAQSRGSKRSSPLEVKETRKGQNTKDVLKSPGCPGKAQTKMSKSLAVKNKSVQNMARYGSSCCSKEGNMMRGCDNSQVPERPQTKQSHKTPSRVTSWHLDVYGHRR, from the exons ATGGCCTTGGATAACTGTAGGCCTAGTGAACTGCCTGAATCAGACATCTTGAACAATGGacgtggagaggagagatatcATGGGATCTCTAATGAAAATGATGTGGCTTCGTCAGACAG tGATTCTGGCAACAGCATCTTTCTAACACAGGCAGATActcctgctccaccactgaggaAAGTGAGGAGAAATAGGGCAACATCACTGTCCTACACCTTCAGTTTAAGTGAGGGTACTGCTGACACCGAAAGCGAAGAATCAAGCGGCTCCTTTGTGCTTCATAGTGAGACAGACAGCCAGCAGTATCGTAATAGTTGCAGAGATAAGAAGCCACATCGTAGaccaaaaaagagagacatacacTTTCCGTTCCTTGAGAAATATTATGGAAGAGGTTTCCTGACATCGCACCAGCGGCAGACTTTAGTA AACTCTTCAATAGGCGGATTCTTCAAGTGCATGAAAAGTTTGTCTTTAAcagacaaacaaagaaaaaaaacagaattgtTTCCCAGTCCAGTTTCAGA TTTCTTGTCTTCGGAAGAAGAGACTGAAGTCCACGAAGACCAAGATAATCAAGACAATATCAGGATAGTG GATGGAGCTTTGTTTATTCAGAACTTtcacaaaagaaaaagacaagagTGGGGTTCAAATACCAAGAAAGTTCCATCAGAAGTCAAGAACACAAAAAAGAAACCTCCTAATGCCAAAGATGTCTCAAAAGCCCCGGTAAGGGCACAATCCAGGGGGTCAAAACGATCAAGTCCATTAGAGGTCAAGGAAACAAGGAAAGGTCAGAATACGAAGGATGTCTTGAAGAGCCCAGGATGCCCAGGAAAAGCCCAAACCAAAATGTCAAAATCCCTTGCTGTGAAAAATAAAAGTGTCCAAAACATGGCCCGTTATGGCAGCTCTTGTTGCAGTAAAGAGGGAAATATGATGAGAGGATGTGATAACTCCCAGGTACCGGAGAGACCACAAACTAAGCAGTCCCACAAAACTCCATCCCGTGTCACGTCTTGGCACCTTGATGTTTACGGACACAGAAGATGA
- the aspa gene encoding aspartoacylase, with amino-acid sequence MTSRCGVCCFNEARRVAIFGGTHGNEMSGIMLVNMWLKNGAEIQRSGVMTKPFITNPRAVEKCTRYVDTDLNRAFTPENLSAPSADELPYEVRRAQEINKTFGPKGSADAYDVIFDLHNTTSNMGSTLILESSTDHFTLQMVHYIKKAIAPASCPVLLNEHPLLKYSTSRSVAKHPIGLEVGPQPQGVLRSNIFESMRVIMKHALDFIELFNNGVEFPPCSVDVFKVQERMDYPRDTNGNITAMVHPDLQDCDWEPLNPGDPMFQTFDGRTIPYEGPSPVYPTFINEAAYYEKQQAFVTTRRETLAAQAISKIEQ; translated from the exons ATGACTTCGCGTTGTGGTGTCTGTTGTTTTAACGAAGCCAGAAGAGTGGCTATTTTTGGGGGGACGCATGGAAATGAGATGTCAGGCATTATGCTTGTAAATATGTGGTTAAAGAATGGAGCGGAGATTCAAAGAAGCGGAGTGATGACGAAACCTTTCATTACAAACCCCAGGGCTGTCGAGAAGTGCACTAGATATGTCGACACCGATTTGAACAGAGCGTTCACCCCAGAAAACCTCAG TGCACCCAGTGCTGATGAGCTGCCCTATGAAGTCCGCAGGGCGCAGGAGATAAATAAGACGTTTGGCCCTAAAGGCTCAGCAGATGCTTATGATGTAATCTTCGACCTCCACAACACCACATCCAACATGGGCAGCACTCTCATTCTGGAGAGTTCGACGGACCACTTCACTCTCCAGATGGTGCATTACATTAAG AAAGCCATTGCTCCAGCAAGTTGTCCGGTGCTTTTGAATGAACACCCACTGCTTAAGTATTCCACCTCACGCTCTGTAGCCAAGCACCCCATTG GTCTCGAGGTTGGCCCACAACCTCAGGGTGTATTAAGAAGCAACATATTTGAGTCCATGAGGGTGATAATGAAGCATGCTCTTGATTTCATTGAGCTTTTCAACAACG GTGTGGAGTTTCCTCCCTGCAGTGTCGACGTGTTCAAAGTTCAGGAAAGGATGGACTACCCCAGAGACACAAACGGCAACATCACTGCCATGGTGCACCCAGATCTGCAG GACTGTGATTGGGAGCCACTGAACCCTGGTGATCCCATGTTCCAGACGTTTGATGGCAGGACCATCCCTTATGAAGGCCCCAGCCCAGTCTACCCAACGTTTATCAATGAAGCCGCCTATTATGAGAAACAGCAGGCTTTTGTGACAACTCGACGAGAGACATTAGCTGCCCAAGCCATCAGCAAAATAGAACAGTAA